A genomic segment from Desulfovibrio oxyclinae DSM 11498 encodes:
- a CDS encoding ABC transporter ATP-binding protein: MEHLLDIKNLSVEFALRSGNVRAVRDVSLSLGKGERLGLVGESGAGKSVLGFSIINLISKPGFISGGEVIFQGDDISKYPYEKMRRIRGNRISMIFQDPMMTLNPVLTVGTQMKETLRAHMNISDKEATAICIDKLKKVYIPSPEKRLEQYPHEFSGGMRQRIVVAISLLTNPNLIIADEPTTALDVTIQAEIMDLLLELCETENMGLMLITHDLAVVSEVTQRIAVLYAGRVVEVGPTRRIIENPQHPYTQGLIKALPQSAHGNRLNQIPGMMPSLQDMPEGCPFCPRCEHRKDHCATQTPPLRPTEAGGFVACFMEEACNE, from the coding sequence GTGGAACATCTGCTAGACATAAAAAACCTCAGTGTGGAGTTTGCCCTGCGAAGCGGCAACGTCCGCGCGGTGAGGGACGTAAGCCTCTCGCTGGGCAAAGGCGAACGCCTCGGCCTGGTGGGCGAGTCCGGCGCGGGAAAATCCGTGCTCGGTTTCTCCATAATCAACCTCATCTCCAAGCCGGGCTTCATCTCCGGCGGCGAAGTCATCTTCCAGGGCGATGACATCTCCAAGTATCCCTACGAGAAGATGCGCCGCATCCGGGGCAACAGGATCTCCATGATCTTCCAGGACCCCATGATGACCCTCAACCCCGTGCTGACCGTGGGCACCCAGATGAAGGAAACCCTTCGCGCCCACATGAACATATCGGACAAGGAAGCCACGGCGATCTGTATCGACAAGCTCAAGAAGGTTTACATTCCTTCTCCCGAAAAGCGTCTCGAACAGTATCCCCATGAGTTCTCCGGCGGTATGCGCCAACGCATCGTGGTCGCCATCTCCTTGCTGACCAACCCGAACCTGATCATCGCGGACGAACCCACCACGGCGCTCGACGTGACCATTCAGGCCGAGATCATGGATCTGCTGCTGGAACTGTGCGAAACCGAAAACATGGGCCTGATGCTCATCACCCACGACCTCGCGGTGGTCTCCGAAGTAACCCAGCGCATCGCGGTGCTTTACGCCGGACGCGTGGTCGAGGTCGGCCCCACGAGACGAATCATCGAAAATCCGCAGCATCCCTATACGCAGGGGCTCATCAAGGCCCTGCCGCAGAGCGCGCACGGCAATCGCCTGAACCAGATTCCGGGCATGATGCCCTCACTTCAGGACATGCCCGAAGGCTGCCCCTTCTGTCCACGCTGCGAGCACCGCAAGGACCACTGCGCCACCCAGACACCGCCCCTGCGTCCGACCGAGGCAGGCGGTTTCGTGGCCTGCTTCATGGAGGAGGCCTGCAATGAGTAA
- a CDS encoding ABC transporter ATP-binding protein, whose amino-acid sequence MSKLLEVKNVDRHFDISGSIVDQLSFKGGKITREKTLVKAVNNVSLDIRRGETLSVVGESGCGKSTLARTVMGLYQPNAGEIHYDGTRIDTLTGRRRRPYRTRMQMVFQDPYASLNPRMTVKQILEEPVRFHNPNLNRKEVRDIILTTMDQVGVNTAWIDNFAHEFSGGQRQRISLARALVLDPEFVAADEPIAALDVSIQAQILNLMMDAQEQRGLTYLFISHDLSVVEHISTRVAVMYLGCLCELADVKELFGNPQHPYSRALLSAIPRLGGQAGGHIRLSGDVPTPINLPSGCVFHGRCPHADERCRTEVPELLTLESGTSVACHGIEEGRV is encoded by the coding sequence ATGAGTAAGCTCCTCGAAGTCAAAAACGTCGACAGGCACTTCGACATATCCGGCTCCATCGTGGACCAGCTGTCCTTCAAAGGCGGCAAAATCACGCGGGAGAAAACCCTCGTCAAGGCCGTGAACAACGTCAGCCTCGACATCCGCAGGGGCGAAACCCTCTCGGTTGTCGGGGAGTCCGGCTGCGGCAAGTCCACGCTGGCACGGACGGTCATGGGCCTTTATCAGCCCAACGCCGGAGAGATCCATTACGACGGGACGCGCATCGACACCCTCACGGGCCGTCGCCGCCGCCCCTACCGTACGCGCATGCAGATGGTGTTTCAGGACCCATACGCGTCCCTGAACCCGCGCATGACCGTCAAACAGATCCTCGAAGAACCGGTCAGGTTCCACAACCCGAACCTGAACCGCAAGGAAGTGCGCGACATCATCCTGACCACCATGGATCAGGTGGGCGTCAACACAGCGTGGATCGACAACTTCGCCCACGAATTCTCCGGCGGCCAGCGCCAGCGCATCAGCCTCGCGCGCGCCCTCGTGCTCGACCCGGAATTCGTGGCAGCGGACGAACCCATCGCCGCGCTCGACGTATCCATTCAGGCGCAGATCCTGAACTTGATGATGGACGCGCAGGAACAGCGCGGCCTGACATACCTGTTTATCAGTCACGACCTGTCGGTGGTCGAGCACATCTCCACTCGCGTGGCCGTGATGTACCTCGGCTGCCTGTGCGAACTGGCCGACGTAAAGGAACTCTTCGGCAATCCGCAGCATCCGTACTCCCGCGCCCTGCTCTCGGCCATTCCGAGACTCGGCGGTCAGGCGGGCGGACACATCCGCCTCTCAGGCGACGTGCCCACGCCCATCAACCTGCCCAGCGGCTGCGTCTTCCACGGACGCTGCCCGCACGCGGACGAACGCTGCCGCACCGAGGTTCCCGAACTGCTCACGCTCGAATCCGGAACCAGCGTCGCCTGTCATGGCATTGAGGAAGGCCGGGTGTAA
- the ruvB gene encoding Holliday junction branch migration DNA helicase RuvB has product MSKCTMPDDTIRPRKLGDFIGQNDLRGNLEVFIKAAQNAGTAMDHTLFYGNPGLGKTTLARIISSELGVNMVSTSGPVMERSGDLAAILTNLERGDILFIDEIHRMPATVEEVLYPAMEDFQIDLVIGSGPGARTVKLDLEPFTLVGATTRIGLLTSPLRDRFGCIFRIDFYSPEELAAIVKRASTIIDVKVSDEGALTIGKRSRGTPRIANRLLRRVKDFASVHGDGNIDRELAEMALDRLDVDPYGLDHMDRRILTLMIEHFGGGPVGVKTLAAACAEEVRTIEDIYEPFLIQCGFLKRTPRGRVATPKAYKHLRMRLEDGDDQLTLI; this is encoded by the coding sequence ATGAGCAAGTGCACCATGCCGGACGACACCATTCGTCCACGCAAACTCGGAGACTTCATCGGCCAGAACGACCTGCGCGGGAATCTGGAAGTCTTCATCAAGGCCGCACAGAACGCCGGAACCGCCATGGACCATACGCTGTTCTACGGCAACCCCGGCCTCGGCAAGACCACGCTGGCGCGGATCATCTCCTCGGAGCTTGGCGTGAACATGGTTTCCACCTCCGGCCCGGTCATGGAGCGTTCTGGCGACCTCGCCGCCATCCTGACCAACCTTGAACGCGGCGACATTCTTTTCATTGATGAGATTCACCGTATGCCCGCCACGGTCGAGGAAGTGCTGTACCCGGCCATGGAGGATTTCCAGATCGACCTCGTGATCGGTTCCGGTCCCGGCGCACGCACCGTGAAGCTCGACCTTGAGCCGTTCACCCTTGTGGGTGCCACCACTCGCATCGGCCTGCTGACTTCACCGCTTCGCGATCGCTTCGGTTGCATTTTCCGTATCGACTTCTATTCGCCGGAGGAGCTGGCCGCCATCGTCAAGCGCGCTTCGACCATTATCGACGTGAAAGTTTCCGACGAGGGTGCGCTGACCATCGGGAAACGCTCCCGCGGTACGCCGCGCATCGCCAACAGGCTGCTTCGCCGTGTTAAGGACTTCGCTTCGGTGCACGGCGACGGCAACATCGACCGTGAACTGGCGGAAATGGCGTTGGATCGGCTCGATGTGGACCCCTACGGCCTGGATCACATGGACCGTCGCATCCTGACGCTGATGATCGAACATTTCGGCGGCGGCCCGGTGGGCGTGAAGACCCTTGCCGCCGCCTGCGCCGAAGAGGTGCGCACCATCGAGGACATTTACGAGCCGTTTCTCATCCAATGCGGGTTTCTCAAACGCACCCCGCGCGGCCGGGTTGCCACGCCCAAGGCCTACAAACATCTCCGGATGCGCCTTGAGGATGGGGATGATCAGCTGACGCTGATCTGA
- the ruvA gene encoding Holliday junction branch migration protein RuvA: MIAYLEGRLLGFDDTSLVLLTPGGVGYEILAPTTVLSRLPQKGGEVQLHIHTAVAEKAIDLYGFGSADDLRLFRTLISIDKLGPKKALAILSKFDADHLREIAFREDVDTMATVPGIGPKSAKQILWFLKDKVDKLASSGKGTTIPTRDAAPAGPQGQYFDALTALKNLGYSEEEVRPMLKAVFEDEPDLDAASAIRATLKQIAKDRS, from the coding sequence ATGATTGCATATCTTGAAGGACGACTGCTCGGATTCGACGACACGTCGCTGGTACTTTTGACGCCCGGTGGTGTTGGCTACGAGATTCTGGCGCCGACAACGGTTCTCTCCCGTCTGCCGCAGAAGGGCGGGGAGGTGCAGTTGCATATCCATACCGCCGTCGCGGAAAAGGCCATCGACCTCTATGGCTTTGGCTCAGCCGATGATCTGCGGTTGTTCCGCACGCTTATTTCCATCGACAAGCTTGGTCCCAAGAAGGCGCTGGCGATTCTTTCGAAATTCGACGCCGATCACCTGCGCGAGATAGCCTTTCGCGAGGACGTGGACACCATGGCCACGGTGCCCGGCATCGGCCCCAAGTCTGCCAAGCAGATCCTGTGGTTCCTCAAGGACAAGGTGGACAAGCTTGCCTCCAGCGGCAAAGGCACGACCATCCCGACCCGCGACGCCGCGCCCGCAGGCCCTCAGGGGCAATATTTCGACGCGCTGACAGCCCTGAAGAATCTCGGGTATTCCGAGGAGGAAGTCAGGCCCATGCTCAAGGCCGTCTTTGAAGACGAGCCCGACCTCGACGCGGCCAGCGCCATCCGGGCCACGCTCAAACAGATCGCCAAGGACCGTTCATGA
- the ruvC gene encoding crossover junction endodeoxyribonuclease RuvC: MDDACGLVVIGLDPGSRVTGYGIIRELSGQVSLVETGTIRTPVKKQMSTRLGVIHSRIAELIGSHCPVEAAIESVFVSKSATSALKLGQARGAAMAACAVAGLSVAEYEPSKVKKNLVGVGNAPKDQVAFMVAQTLGVKKPDWAEDASDALAIAICHLNERRMRRLTGS; the protein is encoded by the coding sequence ATGGATGACGCCTGCGGCCTCGTGGTCATCGGTCTCGACCCCGGCTCGCGGGTGACGGGCTACGGCATCATCCGGGAGCTGTCCGGTCAGGTCAGCCTTGTGGAAACCGGAACCATTCGGACACCGGTCAAGAAGCAGATGTCCACGCGGCTGGGGGTGATTCATTCCCGGATTGCGGAACTCATCGGCAGCCACTGTCCGGTTGAGGCCGCCATAGAGAGCGTATTCGTCTCCAAGAGCGCTACCTCCGCCCTCAAGCTGGGGCAGGCTCGGGGAGCCGCCATGGCCGCATGTGCCGTGGCCGGTCTGTCCGTGGCGGAATACGAGCCGTCCAAGGTAAAGAAAAACCTTGTGGGTGTAGGCAACGCACCCAAGGATCAGGTCGCCTTCATGGTGGCCCAGACGCTTGGCGTGAAAAAGCCGGACTGGGCCGAGGATGCCTCGGATGCGCTGGCCATTGCCATCTGCCATCTGAATGAGCGGCGGATGCGCAGGCTCACCGGCAGCTGA
- a CDS encoding YebC/PmpR family DNA-binding transcriptional regulator produces the protein MAGHSKWANIQHRKGRQDAKKAKFFTKAAKDIILAAKAGGGNPEDNSALRLAIQKAKQVNLPKDRIENAIKKGTGEIAGGDINEVVYEGYAPGGVAMLIEAATDNKNRTVAEIRHLLTKHGGNMGEAGSVAWMFNKKGVITFKKESYSEDDLMEVGLEAGAEDIIDEGEMLSVHCAPSEYVAVQQAFDEAGMTYESSEMQQVPENLVPVDKETGQKVVKLMDFIEDNDDVQNIYVNADFPDDLMEGME, from the coding sequence ATGGCTGGACACAGTAAATGGGCCAATATTCAGCACCGCAAGGGCCGTCAGGACGCCAAGAAGGCGAAATTTTTTACTAAAGCGGCCAAGGATATCATCCTCGCCGCCAAGGCAGGCGGTGGCAACCCCGAGGACAACTCCGCATTGCGGCTGGCCATCCAGAAGGCCAAGCAGGTCAACCTGCCCAAGGACCGCATTGAAAACGCCATCAAGAAGGGCACGGGCGAGATCGCCGGCGGCGACATCAACGAGGTCGTCTACGAAGGGTACGCTCCCGGCGGCGTTGCCATGCTCATCGAGGCTGCCACCGACAACAAGAACCGTACCGTCGCTGAAATCCGCCACCTGTTGACCAAGCACGGCGGCAACATGGGCGAGGCCGGTTCCGTGGCCTGGATGTTCAACAAGAAAGGCGTCATCACTTTCAAGAAGGAATCCTACTCCGAGGACGACCTCATGGAAGTGGGCCTCGAAGCCGGTGCCGAAGATATTATCGACGAGGGCGAAATGCTTTCCGTGCATTGCGCTCCCTCCGAATATGTTGCCGTGCAGCAGGCTTTTGACGAAGCGGGCATGACCTACGAATCCTCCGAGATGCAGCAGGTGCCCGAGAACCTCGTCCCCGTGGACAAGGAAACCGGACAGAAAGTCGTCAAGCTCATGGATTTCATCGAAGACAACGACGACGTGCAGAACATCTACGTCAACGCCGACTTCCCCGACGACCTGATGGAAGGCATGGAATAA
- a CDS encoding RlmE family RNA methyltransferase has product MKQYKDHYFKRAKQDNYPARSVYKLQEIDKRFQIFKGAKTVIDLGAAPGSWTLWAAKKVAKGGRVLGVDIQSTDTPFPENVTFLQEDVFSDSPELLAAMEPLLPFDLVISDMAPKTTGVKFADQANSLELCEKAFEIALKHLKKGGHFVVKNFEGPDTKGYIDGIRPSFSKVKTFKPKSSRAESKEVFIVGLGFKGDAG; this is encoded by the coding sequence GTGAAACAATACAAGGACCACTATTTCAAGCGGGCCAAGCAGGACAACTATCCAGCCCGGTCCGTCTACAAACTGCAGGAAATCGACAAGCGGTTTCAGATATTCAAGGGCGCGAAGACGGTCATCGACCTCGGCGCGGCTCCCGGCTCGTGGACGCTCTGGGCCGCCAAGAAGGTCGCCAAGGGCGGTCGCGTACTCGGCGTGGACATCCAGTCCACGGATACCCCTTTTCCGGAAAACGTCACCTTTCTGCAGGAGGACGTTTTTTCCGACTCGCCGGAACTGCTGGCCGCCATGGAGCCGCTTCTCCCATTCGACCTCGTCATAAGCGACATGGCACCCAAAACCACCGGCGTCAAGTTCGCGGATCAGGCAAACAGTCTGGAACTGTGCGAAAAAGCGTTTGAAATCGCTCTGAAGCATCTCAAGAAGGGCGGCCATTTCGTGGTCAAGAACTTCGAGGGCCCCGATACCAAGGGATACATTGACGGTATCCGTCCGAGCTTCAGCAAGGTCAAGACCTTCAAGCCCAAGAGCAGCCGCGCGGAAAGCAAGGAAGTCTTCATCGTCGGACTTGGCTTCAAGGGCGATGCCGGGTAA
- a CDS encoding glycosyltransferase family protein → MSNRPERLRIINELGRKQTMPAEKDHFEVFGSGVETVFLGLGPEPERLPELFPEYRAPLYIECPDFEQQVADFASRVPGSFWRIEPEMFTSDFAGQVRVVRYRPNLKAFPSFWGPLAGRLAATGSRARSAKRRVWLPYQTEDLLGKELSRAFQVGDIAVSVPDAEALERSPGTELPKMLEQEKPELFLSVNFKGLDPFGLGFNLLREAGVRVAVWMVDNPFNLLPLMKSPFWKEADLFVTDASFIPVLESQGAKSVHHLPLAASPETFREGGQLPKHARDISEHPIFVGRSEFPKKDAFYAGLSLPEEAMQEAESMLLRGERPDWFWWRKRLGIHALWPDNAVRKPSLGAEESGRRWRSMCLRAVDNLTVFGDDGWKDEGLSDVRPVLDYYAHLPAVYRAAPFTLNMTSPLLPAGLTQRHFDVWCAGGFLLTDETAGLDIFPHDLVRAISFRTPNDISGLMDEFSANKGFRREMRAAWESLILLEHTYENRVTTLLKKLELD, encoded by the coding sequence ATGAGCAACCGTCCCGAGCGCCTGCGCATCATCAACGAACTGGGCCGAAAACAGACCATGCCCGCCGAGAAGGACCACTTCGAAGTCTTTGGCTCCGGCGTGGAGACCGTGTTTCTCGGCCTCGGCCCGGAACCGGAACGGCTGCCTGAGCTGTTTCCCGAATATCGGGCTCCGCTCTACATCGAATGTCCGGACTTCGAACAGCAGGTCGCGGACTTCGCATCACGGGTTCCGGGCTCATTCTGGCGCATCGAACCCGAAATGTTCACTTCGGACTTCGCCGGACAGGTGCGCGTCGTCCGCTACCGGCCCAACCTCAAGGCGTTCCCCTCGTTCTGGGGTCCGCTTGCGGGACGGCTGGCCGCAACGGGCTCCAGAGCGCGCAGCGCCAAGCGCCGGGTCTGGCTCCCCTACCAGACCGAAGACCTGCTGGGCAAGGAACTGTCCCGCGCTTTTCAGGTCGGGGACATAGCCGTCTCCGTCCCGGACGCCGAGGCTTTGGAGCGTTCGCCCGGCACCGAACTGCCAAAAATGCTTGAACAGGAGAAGCCCGAGCTGTTTCTCTCGGTCAACTTCAAGGGGCTGGATCCGTTCGGACTGGGCTTCAACCTGCTGCGCGAAGCAGGCGTGCGGGTGGCGGTCTGGATGGTGGACAATCCATTCAACCTGCTGCCATTGATGAAATCGCCGTTCTGGAAGGAAGCAGACCTGTTCGTGACGGACGCCAGTTTCATCCCGGTGCTTGAATCGCAGGGCGCGAAGAGTGTGCACCATCTTCCGCTGGCAGCCAGCCCCGAGACCTTCCGGGAGGGCGGCCAGCTACCGAAACACGCAAGGGACATATCCGAACACCCGATCTTTGTCGGCCGCTCCGAATTTCCTAAAAAGGATGCCTTCTACGCAGGGCTTTCCCTTCCCGAAGAAGCCATGCAGGAGGCCGAGTCCATGCTGCTTCGCGGCGAGCGCCCGGACTGGTTCTGGTGGCGGAAACGGCTTGGCATCCATGCGCTCTGGCCCGACAACGCAGTCCGCAAGCCGTCGCTTGGCGCCGAGGAATCCGGCAGACGCTGGCGCAGCATGTGCCTGCGAGCCGTGGATAATCTGACCGTATTCGGTGACGACGGCTGGAAGGACGAGGGGCTCTCCGACGTGCGGCCGGTTCTGGACTATTACGCACACCTGCCCGCCGTGTACCGCGCTGCCCCCTTCACGCTGAACATGACCAGCCCCCTGCTCCCGGCCGGGCTGACCCAGCGGCACTTCGACGTTTGGTGCGCGGGCGGCTTTCTGCTTACGGACGAAACAGCGGGACTGGACATCTTTCCGCACGACCTCGTCCGGGCGATCAGCTTCAGGACACCGAACGACATCTCCGGGCTCATGGACGAGTTCTCCGCGAACAAGGGATTCCGGCGCGAGATGCGCGCCGCCTGGGAGTCGCTTATACTGCTGGAACACACCTACGAGAACCGCGTCACCACTCTTTTGAAAAAGCTTGAACTGGACTGA
- a CDS encoding tyrosine-type recombinase/integrase produces the protein MPIKRKNRKTGKVEIFGRINLPDGGRREKKFPTRAKALEWEVLTRRKLSELSNRTPTVSLHSLMTKHLEALTAKGISSGTIREKKLVFKALLNRPGVKPVMPAGEVPHDVVRQLLDSMAENKSGHRANTYRKHLMRLWNWGKRARLVEGECPWDVEKYKEERRERYVPPEEDFWKVYEISDQLPSSHFRTSGHAFEAPHRKRMLLAFMHTAARRGELFRLKWEDVDFERERLRLWTRKRDGGLEFDWIPMTQKLYAALKEQRLETGFRSYVFINPVTDRPYVNANKMMKRLCERAGVKPFGFHAIRHLSASVLLRSHVDLATVQLILRHRSVTTTARYAHSLADSAEALNKAFGSKVVDMKKASSGN, from the coding sequence GTGCCGATCAAACGGAAGAACCGAAAGACAGGAAAGGTGGAGATCTTCGGCAGGATCAATCTGCCGGACGGCGGACGCAGGGAGAAGAAGTTCCCGACCAGGGCCAAGGCGCTGGAGTGGGAGGTCTTGACGCGGCGCAAATTGAGCGAACTCTCGAACCGGACCCCTACGGTCTCCTTGCATAGCCTCATGACAAAGCATCTGGAGGCGTTGACAGCCAAGGGGATTAGCTCCGGAACGATTCGGGAGAAAAAGCTCGTCTTTAAGGCGCTGCTGAATCGACCAGGTGTTAAACCCGTTATGCCCGCTGGTGAGGTGCCGCATGATGTTGTGAGACAGCTGCTTGACAGTATGGCTGAGAACAAAAGCGGGCACCGAGCCAATACCTATCGTAAGCACCTGATGCGTCTTTGGAATTGGGGCAAGCGAGCGCGTTTGGTTGAGGGGGAATGCCCTTGGGATGTCGAAAAGTATAAGGAAGAGCGCCGGGAACGATATGTCCCTCCGGAGGAAGACTTCTGGAAGGTTTATGAAATATCGGATCAGTTGCCTTCAAGCCACTTTCGAACGTCAGGACACGCCTTCGAGGCCCCTCACAGAAAGCGCATGCTGCTTGCTTTTATGCATACTGCCGCCAGACGTGGGGAGTTGTTCAGATTAAAGTGGGAAGACGTTGACTTCGAAAGAGAGCGCTTGCGGCTCTGGACGCGGAAAAGAGATGGTGGATTGGAATTCGACTGGATTCCGATGACTCAGAAGCTCTATGCTGCGCTAAAAGAGCAGCGCCTTGAGACAGGATTCAGGAGCTACGTGTTCATCAATCCGGTCACGGATAGACCGTATGTCAACGCCAATAAAATGATGAAGCGACTGTGTGAACGTGCCGGGGTGAAGCCATTCGGTTTTCACGCCATACGTCACCTTTCTGCGTCGGTATTGCTGAGATCGCATGTGGATCTGGCTACTGTGCAGCTCATCTTGCGCCATCGGTCTGTCACCACAACAGCTCGGTACGCCCATAGTCTGGCTGATTCGGCAGAGGCTTTGAATAAAGCCTTCGGCAGTAAGGTTGTGGACATGAAAAAAGCCTCCAGCGGCAACTGA